One window from the genome of Nicotiana tomentosiformis chromosome 5, ASM39032v3, whole genome shotgun sequence encodes:
- the LOC138892739 gene encoding uncharacterized protein, with product MADTEVDQLPHNHPLFLRDSDMPGAALISLKLTGPENYTLWSRAMKVALLVKNKLGFVDDTCLKSSYRGELAAQWDKYNAVVLSWLISTVSSELVPSIMYVASARKVWDGFKKRFDKDNLTRIYQLWTEIATLRQGTNSVTSYFSKMKDSWDELDILSPLSSCDCEESRPYVDHMVRQRLLRFLMGMNESYGQIRSNILQRRPVPTVNQAYSAAVQEESQRALGVVETNKDPLTMLASKGQMFKGNKPGLICKHCGYKGHLKENCYKIIGYPDYFKSKPYANSVDAEGGTDVKVQFPGSFMT from the coding sequence ATGGCGGACACTGAGGTTGATCAATTGCCTCATAACCATCCTCTATTCCTTCGAGATTCTGACATGCCTGGAGCAGCACTGATATCGCTAAAGCTCACAGGGCCAGAGAACTATACGCTATGGAGTAGGGCGATGAAAGTTGCACTCTTGGTGAAAAACAAGCTAGGGTTTGTGGATGACACTTGCCTTAAGAGCTCTTATAGAGGCGAGTTAGCTGCACAATGGGATAAGTATAACGCGGTAGTATTATCATGGCTCATTAGCACAGTATCAAGCGAATTGGTACCGAGTATTATGTATGTTGCGAGTGCAAGGAAAGTTTGGGATGGGTTCAAGAAGAGGTTCGACAAAGATAATTTGACCAGGATCTATCAACTTTGGACTGAAATTGCAACACTTAGGCAAGGTACAAACTCAGTTACTTCCTAtttttcaaagatgaaagattCGTGGGATGAATTAGACATACTATCACCTTTATCCTCGTGTGATTGTGAGGAGTCAAGGCCATATGTCGATCATATGGTGAGACAGAGGCTACTGCGGTTCCTTATGGGGATGAATGAGAGTTATGGCCAGATAAGAAGCAACATTTTGCAGAGAAGGCCAGTACCTACTGTAAATCAGGCATATTCAGCTGCAGTACAAGAGGAAAGTCAAAGAGCATTAGGAGTTGTTGAAACAAATAAGGATCCTCTGACTATGTTAGCAAGCAAAGGACAGATGTTCAAAGGAAATAAACCAGGCCTAATTTGCAAACATTGTGGGTATAAAGGCCATCTAAAGGaaaattgttacaaaataataggGTATCCAGATTATTTTAAGAGTAAACCTTATGCCAATAGTGTGGATGCAGAAGGAGGAACAGATGTCAAAGTGCAGTTTCCAGGAAGCTTCATGACATAG
- the LOC104112666 gene encoding uncharacterized protein, with protein sequence MAARQMQRRILSLLATKQPQTYISKGSGWHSVSPARSFFGTDEICSRRCFQTVAETTKQAVGVGEVSKNCDSAATAVSSIKNETTYNKYTVQSNLKISPRHDMVMVFTCKVCETRTMKTTCRESYEKGVVVARCDGCNNLHLMADRLGWFGEPGSVEDFLAARGEVVKKGCAETLSFTPEDLAGKNLEEIGEK encoded by the exons ATGGCGGCTCGGCAAATGCAGAGGCGAATTCTGAGTCTTCTCGCTACTAAGCAACCTCAAACCTACATCTCTAAAG GATCAGGATGGCATTCTGTTTCTCCTGCAAGGTCATTTTTTGGCACAGACGAAATATGTTCAAGAAGGTGCTTTCAAACAGTTGCAGAAACCACCAAGCAGGCTGTTGGAGTAGGGGAAGTTAGTAAAAATTGTGATTCTGCTGCTACAGCTGTCTCTAGTATCAAGAATGAGACCACATACAACAAGTATACTGTGCAATCTAATCTGAAAATCTCCCCAAGGCATGATATGGTGATGGTCTTCACATGCAAAGTATGCGAGACCAGAACAATGAAAACAACTTGCCGTGAGTCATACGAGAAAGGTGTAGTGGTGGCGAGATGTGATGGTTGTAACAACTTACACCTGATGGCTGATCGACTGGGGTGGTTCGGAGAACCTGGTAGCGTGGAAGACTTCCTGGCTGCTCGTGGAGAGGTAGTGAAAAAGGGTTGTGCTGAAACATTAAGTTTCACACCCGAAGATCTGGCGGGGAAGAACCTGGAAGAAATTGGGGAGAAGTAG
- the LOC104112664 gene encoding pentatricopeptide repeat-containing protein At4g22760, giving the protein MLASKVTTLLAKPLSVNQTKQIHAAILVNGLLNLESSLVQHIINSTSDYSWNTSRYIKLILNHVQNLDVFSVASTIRFFSRHCQFRDAIDLYGKLQRCGVSPNTFAVSSALKACARILYRSGGTSIHAQVYKYGFCNAVYVQTALVDFYSKVGNMDFAHNIFREMVGKNIVSWNSILGGYVKSGDLAKAQRVFDEMPEKDVISWNIIISGYARVGNMEQAYALFREMPERSPASWNAMISGYVDCRNVELARSFFEAMDQKNNVSYIILISGYSKRGDVESAEELCGRLKKKDHLVYNAMIACYAQNSQAKEALQLFNEMLQLDLQPDKMTLASALSACSQLGDLKFGSWIESFLNETGIQMDDYLVTSLIDLYAKCGSVDKAYKLFHGLKKKDLVAYTAMILGCGINGRANDAIKLFDEMMNAEINPNIVTVTGILTAYSHIGMVEEAYRCFISLQKYGLSPTVDHYAIVVDLLSRAGRLEEAHGLIKSMPMRPHAGVWGALLLGCSLHNNLELGETAARHCIELEPESSGYLSLLANIYASSGRWDDAERLRKGVEEKGYGKLPGCSWMEIKA; this is encoded by the coding sequence ATGCTGGCCTCTAAAGTTACTACCTTATTGGCTAAGCCTCTGTCTGTTAATCAAACAAAGCAAATCCATGCTGCAATACTTGTTAACGGTCTGTTGAATCTTGAGTCCTCACTAGTTCAGCACATAATTAACTCTACAAGCGATTACTCTTGGAATACCTCGCGGTATATTAAGCTAATCCTCAACCATGTGCAAAATTTAGATGTCTTCTCAGTTGCTTCCACCATCCGCTTCTTTTCTCGGCATTGTCAGTTCAGGGACGCCATTGATTTATATGGAAAGTTGCAGAGATGTGGGGTTAGTCCCAACACTTTTGCTGTATCATCTGCTTTAAAGGCTTGTGCTAGGATTTTGTACAGGTCTGGTGGGACATCTATTCATGCACAAGTTTACAAGTATGGCTTCTGTAATGCTGTCTATGTGCAGACAGCTCTAGTAGATTTTTATTCAAAAGTGGGTAATATGGACTTTGCCCATAATATCTTTAGGGAGATGGTCGGGAAAAATATAGTATCATGGAATTCAATACTAGGTGGATATGTAAAATCTGGTGACTTAGCAAAGGCACAAAGGGTTTTTGATGAAATGCCAGAGAAAGATGTCATTTCTTGGAACATAATCATTTCTGGGTATGCGAGGGTGGGGAATATGGAGCAAGCATATGCATTATTTCGAGAGATGCCAGAGAGAAGTCCTGCCTCATGGAATGCGATGATCAGCGGATATGTAGATTGTAGGAATGTAGAATTAGCTCGCAGTTTTTTTGAGGCAATGGACCAAAAGAATAATGTTTCATATATCATATTGATTTCTGGATACTCAAAGCGTGGAGATGTTGAATCAGCTGAGGAACTCTGTGGACGATTAAAGAAGAAAGACCATCTCGTATATAATGCCATGATAGCTTGTTATGCTCAAAACAGCCAGGCAAAAGAAGCTCTGCAGCTGTTCAATGAAATGCTTCAGTTAGATTTACAACCTGATAAAATGACCTTGGCAAGTGCACTTTCTGCTTGTTCTCAGCTGGGAGATCTAAAGTTTGGTTCTTGGATTGAGTCTTTCTTGAATGAAACTGGAATTCAAATGGATGACTACTTGGTTACCAGTTTGATCGACCTGTATGCAAAATGTGGAAGTGTCGATAAAGCTTACAAGCTTTTTCACGGCTTGAAAAAGAAGGATTTGGTAGCATATACTGCAATGATACTGGGATGTGGAATAAATGGTAGGGCTAATGATGCTATCAAATTGTTTGATGAGATGATGAATGCTGAAATTAACCCAAACATAGTCACAGTCACAGGGATATTGACTGCCTACAGTCACATTGGTATGGTAGAAGAAGCATACCGTTGCTTTATCTCCTTGCAAAAGTATGGACTTTCTCCCACAGTTGATCATTACGCTATAGTAGTTGACCTTTTAAGTAGGGCAGGGCGGTTAGAAGAAGCACATGGGTTGATCAAAAGCATGCCAATGCGGCCTCATGCTGGTGTCTGGGGAGCATTGCTTCTCGGTTGCAGTTTGCATAACAACTTAGAGCTTGGGGAGACTGCAGCCAGGCATTGTATTGAGTTGGAACCTGAGAGTTCGGGCTATCTTTCTCTTCTAGCAAATATCTATGCTTCTTCGGGAAGGTGGGATGATGCTGAGAGGTTGAGAAAAGGGGTTGAAGAGAAGGGATATGGCAAGCTGCCTGGTTGCAGTTGGATGGAAATAAAAGCTTAG